The following proteins are co-located in the Noviherbaspirillum sp. UKPF54 genome:
- a CDS encoding acyl carrier protein, with protein MEKQELLATVVSNLKSIAPEVDENELVVDRALREQVDLDSMDWLNFLIGLHRKLKVDIPESDYARLRTLNDLVEYLGAKL; from the coding sequence ATGGAAAAACAGGAATTGCTGGCGACGGTGGTCTCCAATCTCAAGTCGATCGCGCCGGAAGTCGATGAGAACGAACTCGTCGTCGACCGGGCGCTGCGCGAACAGGTCGACCTCGATTCGATGGACTGGCTCAATTTCCTGATCGGCCTGCACCGCAAGCTCAAGGTGGACATTCCCGAATCCGACTATGCGCGACTGCGCACTTTGAACGACCTGGTGGAGTATCTGGGGGCAAAGCTCTGA